In one Balaenoptera ricei isolate mBalRic1 chromosome 20, mBalRic1.hap2, whole genome shotgun sequence genomic region, the following are encoded:
- the GALR2 gene encoding LOW QUALITY PROTEIN: galanin receptor type 2 (The sequence of the model RefSeq protein was modified relative to this genomic sequence to represent the inferred CDS: deleted 1 base in 1 codon; substituted 1 base at 1 genomic stop codon), which yields MNGSGGLDTEDTNEAGGRGSWQPEAVIVPMLFALIFLVGTIGNSLVLAVLLRGGQAVSTTNLFILNLGVADLCFIVCCVPFQATIYTLDDWVFGSLLCKAVHCLIFLTMHASSFTLAAVSLAGRYLAIRYPLHSRELRTPRNALAAVGLIWGLSLLFSGPYLSYYRQSRLANLTMCHPAWSSPRRRAMDLCTFVFSYLLPVLVLGLTHARTLRYLWRAVDPVAAGSGARRAKCKVTRMTIVVAALFCLCWMPHHALILCVWFGRFSLTRATYALRILSHLVSYSNSCVNPIVXALVSKHFRKICAGLLRRAPRRASGRVCVAAQGTRNGSVLERESTDVTHVSEAAGPSAPGPAPFSCQYSSSVPSLSWRDQKAPKAILTINLQGKRAARTEGGRVKIRVERVPEAGERGTTEGSLHVAMRKRQLYIDRGTSSRQ from the exons ATGAATGGCTCGGGTGGCCTGGACACCGAGGACACGAACGAGGCGGGCGGCAGGGGTAGCTGGCAGCCTGAGGCGGTCATCGTGCCCATGCTATTTGCGCTCATCTTCCTCGTGGGCACCATAGGCAACTCACTGGTGCTGGCCGTGCTGCTTCGTGGTGGCCAGGCGGTCAGCACCACCAACCTGTTCATCCTCAACCTGGGCGTGGCCGACTTGTGTTTCATCGTGTGCTGCGTGCCCTTCCAGGCCACCATCTACACCCTGGATGACTGGGTGTTCGGGTCGCTGCTCTGCAAGGCGGTGCACTGCCTCATCTTCCTCACCATGCATGCCAGCAGCTTCACACTGGCTGCCGTCTCCCTGGCAGGCAG GTATCTGGCCATCCGCTACCCGCTGCACTCCCGCGAGCTGCGCACGCCTCGCAACGCCCTGGCGGCCGTCGGGCTCATCTGG GGGCTGTCGCTGCTCTTTTCCGGGCCGTACCTGAGTTACTACCGCCAGTCACGGTTAGCCAACCTGACCATGTGCCACCCGGCGTGGAGCTCGCCTCGCCGCCGCGCCATGGACCTCTGCACCTTTGTCTTCAGCTACCTGCTGCCCGTGCTGGTGCTCGGCCTGACCCACGCGCGCACCCTGCGCTACCTCTGGCGCGCCGTCGACCCGGTGGCCGCCGGCTCGGGCGCCCGGCGCGCCAAGTGCAAGGTGACGCGTATGACCATCGTCGTGGCCGCGCTCTTCTGCCTCTGTTGGATGCCTCACCACGCGCTTATCCTCTGCGTGTGGTTCGGCCGCTTCTCCCTTACGCGCGCTACCTACGCGCTGCGTATCCTCTCGCACCTGGTCTCCTACTCCAACTCCTGCGTCAATCCTATCGTCTAGGCTCTCGTCTCCAAGCACTTCCGCAAGATCTGCGCGGGCCTGTTGCGCCGCGCCCCGCGCAGAGCCTCCGGCCGCGTGTGCGTCGCGGCCCAGGGCACCCGCAACGGCAGCGTGCTGGAGCGCGAGTCCACCGACGTAACGCACGTGAGCGAGGCAGCCGGGCCCTCTGCTCCTGGGCCGGCGCCTTTTAGCTGCCAGTACTCGAGCTCGGTTCCCAGCCTGTCCTGGCGGGACCAAAAGGCTCCCAAAGCCATCTTGACAATTAAT TTACAAGGAAAGAGGGCGGCCCGCACCGAAGGCGGCAGAGTTAAAATCCGCGTAGAAAGGGTCCCTGAGGCTGGGGAGCGCGGGACGACCGAAGGCTCTTTGCACGTGGCCATGCGGAAGCGCCAGCTGTATATAGATCGGGGAACCAGCAGCCGCCAGTGA
- the LOC132355854 gene encoding protein FAM246C-like, with the protein MKSFHHPHRCSWELEVGRGVEHTAGPSHSPVLENGSTPIRLRPSSPPPHALGATWNSLSRTPPSLTREVWRARQAAGSAEARGGAGERSRQSVPPPLRRLPWRSVRCSARHSAESEAGARRRRRRAGEQTLARPSAPGVGSLCLGRGAPRPLDSPSPSAAGRQGGHPTLRLLAPPPAPSALASLAPAAARLTPPAAPPSRSGRCSG; encoded by the coding sequence atgaAATCCTTCCACCATCCCCACCGCTGCTCCTGGGAATTAGAAGTGGGAAGAGGCGTGGAGCACACGGCAGGGCCGTCCCACTCGCCAGTTCTGGAAAACGGCAGCACTCCCATCCGCCTCCGCCCttcatcacccccaccccacgcTTTAGGGGCCACCTGGAACTCTCTCTCGAGGACGCCCCCCAGCCTGACCCGGGAGGTCTGGCGCGCCCGCCAGGCTGCAGGAAGTGCCGAGGCGCGCGGGGGAGCGGGCGAGCGCTCCCGGCAGTCGGTCCCTCCACCACTCCGGCGTCTGCCCTGGAGGTCGGTTCGCTGCTCAGCCCGGCACAGTGCGGAGTCGGAGGCTGGAGCGCGCCGACGACGCCGGAGGGCCGGGGAGCAGACACTGGCGCGGCCGTCCGCCCCAGGGGTGGGCAGCCTGTGCCTTGGCCGGGGCGCGCCGAGGCCCCTGGACAGCCCTTCCCCCAGCGCGGCCGGCCGCCAGGGGGGACATCCCACCCTTCGGCTGCtcgctcctccccctgcccccagcgcaCTCGCTTCTCTTGCCCCAGCCGCCGCGAGGCTCACTCCGCCCGCAGCTCCGCCGAGTCGCTCTGGGCGCTGCAGCGGCTGA
- the ZACN gene encoding LOW QUALITY PROTEIN: zinc-activated ligand-gated ion channel (The sequence of the model RefSeq protein was modified relative to this genomic sequence to represent the inferred CDS: inserted 2 bases in 1 codon), with protein MALWLLPHLTFLRLGTPQPLARECGFSVPAVDWPSFFNLNSPQEVQETIQIPNNGSAPLLVDVQVFVSNVFNVDILRYTVSSTMLLRLSWLDTRLALNSTGHRQGRVTLPWDSLWTPGLTIQEALWVSWQDQSPQARVDQDGHAELYLALTTETYCDFELFHFPRDQSDCSLSFFAFGNTVMELEFQAHAMNEIVSVKREYIVQDLKMQVPSQQLVPCFQVTLRLQNTALKAVIALLVPGEALLLADLCRPLLPLWMEHIAYKVTRLLGYLVFCSSLVQALPSSSSCSPLLIHYFTVLXAALHHTTETVLLSGLLAHSNPRAESSPSSVLRGEQHDCGSPGPDPEEASRGAQGPRRSWPEAADHISFPVCVAGVLCSQFSFAVLWMWATGKSDPAPGEAAPHGGWPRL; from the exons ATGGCCCTGTGGCTCCTGCCCCATCTCACCTTCCTCAGGCTCGGAACCCCACAGCCCTTGGCTCGGGAGTGTGGCTTCAGCGTGCCAGCGGTTG ACTGGCCATCCTTCTTCAACCTCAACTCACCCCAGGAGGTTCAGGAAACCATCCAGATTCCGAACAACGGAAGCGCGCCCCTGCTCGTGGATGTGCAGGTGTTTGTGTCAAACGTGTTTAACGTG gacatcCTGCGGTACACAGTGTCCTCCACGATGCTGCTTCGGCTG TCCTGGCTGGACACTCGCCTGGCCTTGAACTCGACTGGGCACCGGCAGGGCAGAGTCACGCTGCCCTGGGACTCTCTCTGGACACCAGGACTCACTATCCAGGAGGC GCTCTGGGTGAGCTGGCAGGACCAGAGCCCACAGGCCCGAGTGGACCAGGATGGCCACGCTGAGCTCTACCTGGCCCTCACCACGGAGACCTACTGTGACTTTGAGCTTTTCCACTTCCCCAGGGACCAGAGCGACTGCAGCCTCAGCTTCTTCGCTTTTGGCAACACTG TGATGGAGCTGGAGTTCCAGGCCCATGCGATGAATGAGATCGTGAGTGTCAAGAGGGAATACATAGTTCAGGATTTGAAGATGCAAGTCCCATCCCAGCAGCTGGTGCCCTGCTTCCAGGTGACG TTGCGCCTGCAGAACACAGCGCTAAAGGCCGTCATAGCGCTCTTGGTACCCGGGGAGGCGCTGCTGTTGGCTGACCTGTGCAGGCCACTGCTGCCCCTCTGGATGGAGCACATCGCCTACAAGGTGACCCGGCTGCTGGGCTACCTCGTCTTCTGCTCCTCCCTGGTTCAGGCCCTgcccagctcctcctcctgcagCCCGCTGCTCA ttCACTACTTCACTGTCCT TGCTGCTCTTCATCACACCACGGAGACCGTGCTGTTGTCCGGGCTGCTGGCCCACAGCAACCCCAGGGCGGAGAGCAGCCCCAGCTCAGTCCTCAGAGGGGAGCAGCACGACTGTGGGAGCCCAGGGCCTGATCCTGAag AGGCCTCCAGAggggcccaggggcccaggaggAGCTGGCCTGAGGCTGCTGACCACATCTCCTTCCCGGTGTGCGTGGCAGGGGTGCTTTGTAGCCAGTTCAGCTTCGCTGTGCTCTGGATGTGGGCCACAGGCAAGTCGGACCCAGCCCCTGGTGAGGCTGCCCCCCACGGCGGGTGGCCCAGGCTGTAA